A window from Telopea speciosissima isolate NSW1024214 ecotype Mountain lineage chromosome 8, Tspe_v1, whole genome shotgun sequence encodes these proteins:
- the LOC122671722 gene encoding uncharacterized protein At3g27210-like isoform X1, whose amino-acid sequence MGSCASTHKNPDSTMKLFSITSKADKILIPSSTEEKPVNGELGFKSQSSPRQPSLTSFRDFAGSKEENFFDSQPWLESDCEDDYFSVNGDTPSRGNTPKHQSGFVGAQLLNKPISMDGAAGTRTETSPTDKKKKLAELFRESFSDDQDAVNQSISNGILKSKPIILDLPPRSSNGTPDVSGLNSVGSSERTPDKDFKLDKEKSARVAQCCLPSFVRSRSFSDRKKTLSPGPNGGGQQKISSKSC is encoded by the exons ATGGGTTCTTGTGCTTCAACCCATAAGAACCCAGATTCTACCATGAAACTTTTCTCGATTACTTCTAAGGCTGATAAGATATTGATCCCTTCATCTACCGAGGAGAAACCCGTAAACGGCGAACTGGGTTTCAAGTCGCAGTCTTCACCGCGCCAGCCCTCCTTGACGAGTTTTAGGGATTTTG CAGGTAGTAAAGAGGAAAACTTTTTTGATTCCCAACCTTGGTTAGAGTCAGATTGTGAAGATGACTACTTCAGTGTTAATGGTG ATACCCCATCTCGTGGTAATACTCCAAAGCATCAGAGCGGCTTCGTAGGAGCACAACTACTAAATAAACCCATTTCTATGGATGGAGCTGCTGGAACCAGAACTGAAACATCTCCAACtgacaagaaaaagaaactagCTGAGCTCTTTCGTGAGAGTTTTTCGGATGATCAGGATGCTGTCAACCAAAGTATATCTAATGGAATACTAAAATCTAAACCAATCATCTTGGATCTCCCTCCCAGATCTTCTAATGGAACCCCAGATGTGTCTGGATTGAATTCGGTTGGCAGTAGTGAGAGAACTCCAGATAAAGATTTTAAACTTGATAAGGAGAAATCGGCCAGGGTTGCACAGTGTTGCCTCCCAAGTTTTGTTCGGAGCCGTAGCTTTAGTGATAGGAAGAAGACATTGAGCCCTGGACCCAATGGTGGAGGGCAACAAAAGATTTCCTCTAAATCCTGCTGA
- the LOC122671722 gene encoding uncharacterized protein At3g27210-like isoform X2, which yields MGSCASTHKNPDSTMKLFSITSKADKILIPSSTEEKPVNGELGFKSQSSPRQPSLTSFRDFGSKEENFFDSQPWLESDCEDDYFSVNGDTPSRGNTPKHQSGFVGAQLLNKPISMDGAAGTRTETSPTDKKKKLAELFRESFSDDQDAVNQSISNGILKSKPIILDLPPRSSNGTPDVSGLNSVGSSERTPDKDFKLDKEKSARVAQCCLPSFVRSRSFSDRKKTLSPGPNGGGQQKISSKSC from the exons ATGGGTTCTTGTGCTTCAACCCATAAGAACCCAGATTCTACCATGAAACTTTTCTCGATTACTTCTAAGGCTGATAAGATATTGATCCCTTCATCTACCGAGGAGAAACCCGTAAACGGCGAACTGGGTTTCAAGTCGCAGTCTTCACCGCGCCAGCCCTCCTTGACGAGTTTTAGGGATTTTG GTAGTAAAGAGGAAAACTTTTTTGATTCCCAACCTTGGTTAGAGTCAGATTGTGAAGATGACTACTTCAGTGTTAATGGTG ATACCCCATCTCGTGGTAATACTCCAAAGCATCAGAGCGGCTTCGTAGGAGCACAACTACTAAATAAACCCATTTCTATGGATGGAGCTGCTGGAACCAGAACTGAAACATCTCCAACtgacaagaaaaagaaactagCTGAGCTCTTTCGTGAGAGTTTTTCGGATGATCAGGATGCTGTCAACCAAAGTATATCTAATGGAATACTAAAATCTAAACCAATCATCTTGGATCTCCCTCCCAGATCTTCTAATGGAACCCCAGATGTGTCTGGATTGAATTCGGTTGGCAGTAGTGAGAGAACTCCAGATAAAGATTTTAAACTTGATAAGGAGAAATCGGCCAGGGTTGCACAGTGTTGCCTCCCAAGTTTTGTTCGGAGCCGTAGCTTTAGTGATAGGAAGAAGACATTGAGCCCTGGACCCAATGGTGGAGGGCAACAAAAGATTTCCTCTAAATCCTGCTGA